A window of Candidatus Hydrogenedentota bacterium contains these coding sequences:
- a CDS encoding helix-turn-helix transcriptional regulator, which produces MDTISETLKKALAESGLSHKGIERDAGVNRNSLARFASGRTSLSLVQADELARHLGYVLVHESQVQRSRKEG; this is translated from the coding sequence ATGGACACGATATCGGAAACATTGAAGAAGGCCTTGGCCGAGTCCGGGCTTTCCCACAAGGGCATCGAGCGGGACGCCGGTGTGAACCGCAACAGTCTTGCGCGGTTTGCATCCGGGCGCACATCGCTTTCCCTTGTCCAGGCCGACGAACTCGCCCGACATCTCGGCTATGTGCTGGTGCATGAGTCACAGGTCCAACGTTCACGGAAAGAGGGGTGA